Proteins from a single region of Theileria parva strain Muguga chromosome 1, complete sequence, whole genome shotgun sequence:
- the polr2c gene encoding DNA-directed RNA polymerase II subunit rpb3: MDWAPRQIKPSIEIVDLRKDRMDFILLNSDVSTANAIRRVILSEIPSLAIEIVTVLENTSVLHDEYISHRLGLLPIDSTLASEFEFRDRCQCTDKCAKCTVDYTLDVSCKDSDSRVVTHFDIVPDDTHSKSIYGKNLPMPIPRADVTNFNGATDGIPIVKLKRGHSINMKLTASKGLGKFHAKWIVANVNYKMEPRFSFNSSLMEQLSSEEKAGIAASCPRNVFKYTGVRSEAPSFLGPSDKTFKLDAAGLHVVDKLACIYCDECINYCRELGHKDLIRIQPDESKFHFTIESTGAIPPEKILEIALVVLEKKLQDLQSNFTEAQSRTLGTTATAQHREGTRAPQPSTPYIDLD; this comes from the coding sequence atgGATTGGGCGCCAAGGCAGATAAAGCCATCAATAGAGATTGTTGATTTAAGGAAGGATCGCATGGACTTCATCCTCCTTAACTCCGATGTCAGTACCGCCAATGCAATCAGAAGAGTTATTCTCTCAGAAATACCATCATTGGCAATAGAAATTGTTACAGTGCTGGAAAACACCAGTGTTTTACACGATGAGTATATATCGCATAGATTAGGGCTTCTACCAATTGATAGTACTCTAGCAAGTGAGTTTGAATTCAGAGATAGGTGTCAATGTACAGATAAATGTGCAAAATGTACAGTAGATTACACTCTGGATGTTTCCTGTAAAGATTCTGACTCCAGAGTAGTTACGCATTTTGATATTGTGCCTGATGATACCCACAGTAAATCAATTTACGGCAAAAATTTGCCGATGCCAATCCCAAGGGCTGATGTTACTAATTTCAATGGAGCAACAGATGGAATTCCCATCGTAAAGTTAAAAAGAGGTCACTCAATCAACATGAAGTTAACTGCCTCCAAAGGGCTAGGAAAGTTTCACGCAAAATGGATAGTAGCTAACGTTAACTATAAGATGGAACCAAGATTTTCATTCAATTCATCTTTAATGGAGCAACTTTCATCTGAAGAGAAAGCTGGAATTGCAGCAAGTTGTCCAAGGAATGTTTTTAAATACACGGGTGTAAGATCTGAGGCCCCTTCCTTTCTAGGTCCCTCGGACAAAACCTTCAAGTTAGATGCAGCAGGTCTTCACGTAGTTGACAAACTTGCCTGCATATACTGTGACGAGTGTATCAATTATTGCAGGGAACTAGGACACAAGGATCTCATACGCATTCAACCAGATGAGTCAAAATTCCATTTCACCATCGAATCTACTGGAGCAATTCCTCCTGAGAAGATACTCGAAATTGCCTTAGTCGTTCTAGAGAAGAAGTTACAAGATCTTCAATCTAACTTTACAGAAGCACAGTCCCGAACCTTGGGAACAACGGCAACTGCTCAGCATCGGGAAGGGACCAGAGCTCCCCAACCTTCCACACCTTATATCGATTtagattaa
- the alkB gene encoding Alpha-ketoglutarate-dependent dioxygenase alkB, whose protein sequence is MYDNIPVNGLSNAVFLCIRNTPYTKLNTNSFRRNLLSIVDNYINSEGTDVDSDSNHTDSPDKFNNYILNAENYSVHFLLSTNLSENSELCSLYGFEDFTGVYALRNFLTEEQCLLLACETLRSYINPPNNSNLLVKDPNISSPIWPSKSFQNLRWSTIGHLYDWGKRQYVGFTQFPEIVVKIVNQINTLLSDFYNPFTADSAIINFYSKSYFLRLHRDDAEETNDPVINISLGAPAIFCICKEDPNQLPLSCVVDSGSIIIMSKNSRRCLHGISKLLHYVKPDSSDLNGIETIKDTKTPFSKPYFIKNVPKCPSEVFKGFTTALDDDQISSVKKYLSESRISISIRKAKL, encoded by the exons atgtacGATAACATTCCCGTTAATGGGCTTAGTAACGCAGTTTTTTTGTGTATTAGAAACACTccatatacaaaattaaacacAAACTCTTTTCGGAGAAATTTACTTTCAATAgttgataattatataaattctGAAGGCACCGATGTTGATTCTGACTCAAATCATACAGATTCACCggataaatttaataattacatCTTAAATGCTGAAAACTACTCTGTTCATTTTCTTTTATCCACAAATTTGAGTGAAAATTCTGAGCTGTGCTCTTTATACGGCTTCGAAGATTTCACAG gAGTATATGCACTAAGAAACTTTTTAACAGAAGAACAATGCCTGCTTTTGGCATGTGAAACACTCAGATCCTACATTAAT cCACCTAACAATAGTAATTTGCTAGTCAAGGACCCTAACATATCTTCCCCTATATGGCCGAGCAAATCATTCCAAAATTTAAGGTGGTCGACTATTGGCCATTTATATGATTGGGGGAAAAGGCAATATGTTGgatttacacaatttccAGAGATTGTAGTCAAAATTGTTAATCAAATCAACACTTTACTTTCTGACTTTTACAACCCATTTACTGCAGAT TCGgcaataataaatttctaTTCAAAGAGTTACTTTCTGAGACTACACAGAGACGATGCCGAGGAAACAAATGACCCAGTGATAAATATAAGTCTAGGAGCTCCAGctattttttgtatttgtAAAGAGGATCCGAA CCAACTTCCCCTTTCATGTGTTGTTGATTCTGGATcgataataataatgtcaAAAAACTCAAGAAGATGTTTACATG GTATAAGCAAGTTGCTTCATTATGTAAAGCCAGATTCAAGTGATTTAAACGGAATTGAAACGATAAAAGATACGAAAACACCGTTTTCTAAGCcttatttcattaaaaacGTTCCAAAGTGTCCAAGTGAAGTTTTCAAAGGGTTCACAACAGCTCTAGATGACGATCAAATATCCAGTGTAAAAAAGTATTTATCAGAATCGAGGATTTCAATAAGTATAAGGAAAGCAAAACTTTGA
- the dusA gene encoding Dihydrouridine synthase (Dus) — protein MQICFLIHIVLYTLLYHIVFNVFLIQKVNGIHQNKIYYPYFFLNPANSHFLTTKQQFKVREGFTNIHKTHLNTMRNGTVSHSKPSLQIAPMLDVTYLHFRQFMRLLTRKTQLWTEMFVASSLINASNESVSRWLKFEENEHPIVAQLGGNCPETLVEAGRILKKFGYDEINLNAGCPSPRVSGKGCFGASLMKEKELVRDIAHHMLRELEMPVTVKTRLGVDEFDSYEFVRDFVSTVSESGCDHFIIHSRKAWLKGINPKQNRTIPPLQYEKVYRLQRDFPHLKFTINGGFKTMESILEALNSENLDSNNNPHKLNGVMIGRLAYENPCLLSNVDKLIYGVENPDTCYTRRILLENYANYIDENQVDTANLNISLIVKPILGVFHGEQGNKIFRPDKSTTESLSNVYDYDDFIYHSGESRHSMFIHKVIDLMDKINPEALDKPLY, from the exons atgcaaatttgttttttaattCACATTGTCCTATACACCCTTCTGTATCATATTGTTTTCAATGTATTTCTCATTCAAAAAGTTAATGGAATCCatcaaaataaaatttattacccatatttttttttaaatccagcaaattcacattttttaacaacTAAACAACAATTTAAAGTAAGAGAAGGTTTTACAAATATCCACAAAACTCATTTAAACACAATGAGAAATGGAACTGTTTCTCATTCTAAACCTTCCCTGCAGATCGCACCTATGCTTGATGTAACATACCTTCATTTTAG aCAATTCATGAGATTACTTACTAGGAAAACACAATTATGGACTGAGATGTTCGTTGCTTCATCTCTAATTAATGCTTCTAACGAATCGGTATCTCGATGGTTAA AGTTTGAGGAAAATGAGCACCCAATTGTTGCTCAACtag GAGGGAATTGCCCAGAAACACTAGTTGAAGCTGGACGGATTCTTAAGAAATTCGGTTATgatgaaataaatttaaatgcAGGATGCCCTAGTCCAAGAGTTTCTGGGAAAg GATGTTTTGGAGCCTCACTCATGAAGGAAAAGGAGCTTGTTCGAGATATTGCACATCACATGTTGAGGGAGCTGGAGATGCCAGTGACTGTTAAGACAAGATTAGGAGTTGATGAGTTTGATTCTTACGAGTTTGTTAGGGATTTTGTTTCAACTGTCTCCGAGTCCGGTTGCGACCACTTCATAATCCATTCGCGAAAGGCCTGGCTAAAGGGAATAAATCCTAAGCAAAATAGGACTATACCTCCACTCCAGTATGAAAAGGTATACCGTTTACAAAGGGATTTTCCTCATCTTAAATTTACCATTAATGGAGGATTTAAGACAATGGAGTCCATTTTGGAGGCACTAAACTCTGAAAATTTGGACTCCAATAACAATCCTCATAAATTAAACGGAGTGATGATAGGAAGGCTGGCCTACGAGAATCCATGCTTACTATCTAATGTTGACAAACTCATCTACGGTGTTGAAAATCCCGACACGTGTTACACCCGAAGGATACttttagag AACTATGCAAATTACATTGATGAAAATCAAGTTGATACTGCGAATTTGAATATATCCCTGATTGTTAAGCCGATTTTAGGTGTTTTCCACGGAGAGCAGGGAAACAAGATATTCAGGC CTGACAAATCTACTACAGAATCTCTATCAAATGTTTATGATTATgatgattttatttatcattcGGGTGAATCGCGGCATTCGATGTTCATTCACAAAGTTATTGATCTTatggataaaataaatccTGAAGCCTTAGATAAACCgctttattaa
- the gatB gene encoding GatB/GatE catalytic domain protein produces MYIYLSFASNILLFLLLKCFNYINCLHSRILMEQPLAFHSIVTTNIPYISPNNITKDKYMNKSENFIVNSEPPDDLYDDFSSSGDDDSKCILTGIEAHVQLASPYKAFCSCRSIASPLTTLNATNNPDLYKTLPADNRRKVYNGFKEVLEEISSNYKPSISASKTHYNPTAPLNFEQYAKFYYESTEFKDYGDVDEKTLNEMLSKENEYTCPVCKGEVGATPYISPMSFLYAVGVCKVFNCKISNNVSFDRKCYEYFDLPKGYQITQTLNPLGRDGSIKLSTGKVVTVSKVQFEEDTARRVDVHGTTKTLDFNRSGVALAEVVTAPLEMTRLEILETCRKIYELVFLNGLSNGNRFRGNFRFDINLSRPDGTNRVEVKNLNSFVTINKAINDYDPEKDYSFNFENFNNPSVLTKLVSEEQKNPENKSESILETIKNVFLSILKHIPDSDKYTPMGTTLKWNKHKGLEPTRSKLPSDCYGNYFEPNIPVIYQSDDLIKRITDCLPKSVKGLQSLLEKYPEVNKELLKEIYKYASWTEYYEKLCTYLDSRVAASHFVNLLLPVVKFSNKPLMSPERFSELLKLVLNYKLNLSDVEVELPRLLDYTGSFEDYFRSRNLLLYDLDKTKKLIDEYLKEHPLDYSMSKNPGYVARLTTNLVRSLDSKVSYQFVKECITNMLKK; encoded by the exons ATGTATATTTACTTATCATTTGCAAGTAATATtctgttatttttattgcttaaatgttttaattatatcaaTTGTTTACACTCTAGAATTTTAATGGAGCAACCTTTAGCCTTCCATAGTATCGTAACTACCAATATACCTTATATTTCCCCAAACAATATAACTAAAGATAAATATATGAATAAAAGTGAGAATTTCATAGTGAACTCGGAACCGCCAGATGATCTATATGACGATTTTTCTTCCAGCGGAGATGACGACtcaaaatgtattttaacaGGGATAGAAGCACATGTTCAATTAGCCTCTCCATACAAGGCTTTCTGCTCATGTAGAAGTATTGCTTCGCCCCTAACAACCCTAAACGCGACTAACAACCCAGATCTGTATAAAACACTACCAGCTGATAACAGAAGGAAAGTTTACAATGGTTTCAAAGAGGTATTGGAGGAGATTTCATCAAATTATAAGCCCTCAATAAGTGCTTCAAAAACACATTATAACCCTACCGCTCCTTTGAACTTCGAACAGTATGCTAAGTTTTATTATGAGTCGACAGAATTTAAAGACTACGGAGATGTCGATGAAAAGACTCTTAACGAAATGCTCTCGAAAGAAAACGAGTATACCTGTCCAGTTTGTAAAGGTGAAGTGGGAGCCACTCCATACATATCTCCAATGTCATTTTTGTACGCTGTTGGGGTTTGTAAAGTTTTCAACTGTAAGATATCTAATAATGTATCCTTTGACCGCAAGTGTTACGAATACTTTGACTTGCCAAAGGGTTATCAAATTACTCAAACCCTGAACCCACTCGGAAGAGATGGCAGCATAAAGTTAAGCACCGGTAAGGTTGTTACTGTATCAAAAGTCCAGTTTGAAGAGGACACTGCCAGGAGAGTGGATGTTCATGGGACCACAAAAACCCTTGATTTCAATAGGAGCGGAGTTGCTCTAGCTGAAGTGGTCACCGCTCCACTTGAGATGACGAGGCTTGAAATACTGGAGACCTGCAGAAAGATTTACGAACTGGTCTTTCTCAACGGCCTATCAAATGGTAATAGGTTTAGAGGAAACTTCAGATttgatataaatttatctcGTCCTGATGGAACGAACCGTGTGGaggttaaaaatttgaattcCTTTGTTACTATTAACAAGGCCATCAATGATTACGATCCTGAAAAGGACTACAGTTTTAACTTTGAGAACTTTAATAACCCGAGTgttttaactaaattagTCAGTGAAGAACAAAAAAACCCAGAAAATAAGTCTGAGTCAATCTTAGAAACCATCAAGAACGTGTTTCTATCGATTTTGAAACACATTCCCGATAGTGACAAATACACCCCCATGGGCACAACACTTAAGTGGAACAAACACAAAGGTTTAGAGCCAACTAGAAGTAAGCTTCCCTCAGATTGTTACGGAAACTACTTTGAGCCTAATATTCCAGTAATATACCAGAGTGATGACTTGATAAAGAGAATCACAGACTGTCTTCCTAAAAGTGTCAAGGGCCTCCAATCACTTTTGGAAAAGTATCCAGAGGTAAACAAGGAGCTTTTGAAGGAGATTTACAAGTATGCTTCCTGGACAGAGTACTATGAGAAGTTGTGCACCTATTTAGATTCACGGGTAGCTGCAAGTCACTTTGTGAACCTCTTGTTACCCGTCGTTAAGTTTTCTAATAAACCCTTAATGTCGCCTGAAAGGTTCTCAGAACttctaaaattagttttaaaCTACAAGTTAAACTTGTCAGATGTTGAGGTGGAGTTACCACGCCTATTGGATTACACGGGTTCTTTTGAGGACTATTTCAGGTCAAGGAACCTTCTTTTGTATGATTTGGACAAAACCAAGAAACTCATTGACGAATACCTTAAGGAGCATCCTCTCGACTATTCAATGTCAAA AAATCCTGGATATGTTGCAAGGTTGACTACAAATCTTGTTCGTTCTCTAGACTCCAAGGTGAGCTACCAATTTGTAAAAGAATGCATTACTAACATGCTAAagaagtaa